Proteins encoded in a region of the Leptospira montravelensis genome:
- a CDS encoding DJ-1/PfpI family protein, giving the protein MNSNYKLFSKNSKSDSRYLIQNSLKVFFFIFVSITFNLWGESQVYDKDKLNTLPIKLSHKKPVVTVIGENQYTELTDFIVPYGILKRSHIFEVYALADKKGKIDFFPALSMENNKSLEDFDKLYPEGSDLVIVPAIHNAKNENIIQWIQKQYKLGATIVGVCDGVWTLGYAGLLKNKHATGHWYSKEKLSSAFSDSKWIKNKRYVQDQRIITTAGVTASIPISLALVEAIGGRKKADEIAKALGITDWNSQHNSDEFYFDWRQYLTAAKNLIFFWDYETLEIPVYDGIDEISLALVADVYSRTYKSKVIAIKYGHQPTQSKSGINFISEVKEEGNKKNHTLLEISDKKKAFNQFEHSLNDVEKRYGISTKQFVSTQLEFPNH; this is encoded by the coding sequence ATGAATTCTAACTATAAACTTTTTTCAAAAAATAGCAAATCCGATTCCCGGTATTTGATTCAAAACTCCTTAAAAGTATTCTTTTTCATTTTTGTATCTATAACATTTAACCTATGGGGAGAATCGCAGGTTTATGATAAAGATAAATTAAATACTTTACCGATCAAACTATCGCATAAAAAACCAGTGGTCACCGTCATAGGAGAAAATCAATATACCGAACTCACAGATTTTATAGTTCCTTATGGAATTTTAAAACGTTCCCATATTTTTGAAGTTTATGCTCTCGCTGATAAAAAAGGGAAAATAGATTTTTTCCCAGCGCTCTCAATGGAAAACAACAAATCTCTAGAAGACTTCGACAAACTTTATCCAGAAGGTTCCGATCTTGTGATAGTACCAGCCATACATAATGCAAAAAACGAAAATATCATTCAATGGATTCAAAAACAATATAAACTAGGAGCTACCATTGTTGGTGTTTGCGACGGAGTTTGGACATTAGGTTATGCAGGATTATTAAAGAATAAACATGCAACAGGACATTGGTATTCCAAAGAAAAATTATCTTCTGCATTTTCAGATTCAAAATGGATAAAAAATAAAAGATACGTTCAAGACCAAAGAATTATTACCACAGCAGGTGTAACTGCTTCTATTCCTATATCCTTAGCTTTAGTGGAAGCCATTGGAGGTAGGAAAAAAGCAGATGAAATCGCAAAAGCACTTGGAATCACTGATTGGAATTCTCAACACAATAGTGATGAATTTTATTTTGATTGGAGACAATATCTAACAGCAGCAAAAAATCTAATTTTCTTTTGGGATTATGAAACATTAGAGATACCTGTTTATGATGGTATTGATGAAATTTCCTTAGCGTTAGTGGCCGATGTTTACTCTCGGACTTATAAATCGAAAGTAATAGCCATTAAGTATGGACATCAACCAACCCAATCAAAATCAGGAATCAATTTTATTTCCGAGGTGAAAGAAGAAGGAAATAAGAAAAACCATACTCTTTTAGAAATATCAGATAAGAAAAAAGCATTCAATCAATTTGAACATTCATTGAATGATGTTGAAAAAAGATATGGTATAAGTACCAAACAATTTGTTTCTACACAATTGGAATTTCCCAATCATTAG
- a CDS encoding AraC family transcriptional regulator produces MNLIPFAGALVAFLLAASHWMETWQKDKNKKQISPVVTQVRRQLGFVFLNQYTTTILFLILGILQIHIYAELTGDIQYYPYFFGIHIPCLFLIGPLSYIYFEEMSGGEFYKIRILHFLPSIVSLFYIFVFRPTDFLLTSYDLLTHNHNSNFPNGIHCLLGVAVLSIFVYTLSIFIRVFRWKLSSKEKLESSFFPFICLLGYSLFVVLQFVISQLFFMQLFVVACLSLTLLLIMMLLLKLDHKELIPNFKSEVRSARYKESRLRGLNINQILQRLNDLMITEQIYLNENLSLPILSKRLDLNTHQLSEILNFHLGCTFRNYVNQFRLQEAARLLLEKPDMTILSVIYASGFNSKSSFHKLFIEQFGQSPQNYRSLKK; encoded by the coding sequence ATGAATTTGATTCCTTTCGCAGGTGCTTTGGTTGCGTTTCTTTTAGCCGCCTCACATTGGATGGAAACATGGCAAAAAGATAAGAATAAAAAACAAATTTCTCCTGTTGTTACCCAAGTGCGAAGGCAGTTGGGGTTTGTCTTTTTGAATCAATATACAACTACGATTTTATTCCTTATATTAGGAATACTACAGATTCATATTTATGCTGAATTAACAGGAGATATACAGTATTATCCATATTTTTTTGGGATTCATATTCCTTGTCTCTTTTTGATTGGACCACTTAGTTATATTTATTTTGAGGAAATGAGCGGTGGAGAGTTTTATAAAATTAGGATTCTCCATTTTTTGCCAAGTATAGTAAGTTTATTTTATATTTTTGTATTTCGCCCAACGGATTTTTTATTAACCTCATACGATTTATTGACCCATAATCATAATTCTAACTTTCCAAATGGTATCCATTGTTTGCTTGGTGTCGCTGTTTTATCAATTTTTGTTTATACATTATCTATTTTTATACGTGTGTTTCGGTGGAAATTGAGTTCTAAAGAAAAGTTGGAATCATCTTTTTTCCCATTCATTTGTCTTCTAGGTTATTCGCTGTTTGTTGTACTTCAGTTTGTAATTTCTCAGTTATTTTTTATGCAATTGTTTGTTGTAGCTTGTTTATCATTAACCTTACTTTTGATTATGATGTTATTATTAAAACTAGACCATAAAGAGCTGATTCCTAATTTTAAATCTGAAGTAAGGTCGGCTAGGTACAAAGAAAGTAGATTAAGAGGATTAAATATTAACCAAATTTTGCAAAGATTGAATGATTTAATGATCACAGAACAAATTTACTTAAATGAAAACCTTAGTTTGCCAATTTTGTCCAAAAGATTAGATTTAAATACTCATCAACTTTCAGAAATATTAAATTTTCATTTGGGATGTACGTTTCGTAATTATGTAAATCAATTTCGATTGCAAGAAGCAGCAAGACTTCTTTTAGAAAAACCGGATATGACTATTTTAAGTGTCATTTATGCTTCAGGATTTAATTCTAAATCTTCGTTTCATAAACTTTTTATAGAACAATTTGGTCAATCGCCTCAAAATTATCGATCTTTGAAAAAGTAA